A stretch of Triticum aestivum cultivar Chinese Spring chromosome 1D, IWGSC CS RefSeq v2.1, whole genome shotgun sequence DNA encodes these proteins:
- the LOC123181339 gene encoding uncharacterized protein, whose amino-acid sequence MASLTVSQTTPAAGSANKQREGAEIITGAEACYEHSKELLKGLGFPGGVMPLRGLEECGLVRETGYVWMRQGKPYEHHFRATGTRVRYDAEVTAYVEEGRMKRMTGVRSKQMMLWVPIVEMSLDGADKVYFKSNVGIGRSFPATAFADEDAPADNARAPAAAEASDKQ is encoded by the coding sequence ATGGCCTCCCTCACCGTCTCGCAGACGACACCGGCGGCCGGCAGCGCCAACAAGCAGCGCGAGGGCGCGGAGATCATCACCGGCGCTGAGGCGTGCTACGAGCACTCCAAGGAGCTCCTCAAGGGGCTGGGGTTCCCGGGCGGGGTGATGCCGCTGCGCGGGCTGGAAGAGTGCGGGCTGGTGCGGGAGACCGGGTACGTGTGGATGCGGCAGGGGAAGCCTTACGAGCACCACTTCCGCGCCACGGGCACCCGGGTGCGCTACGACGCCGAGGTGACGGCGTACGTGGAGGAAGGGCGGATGAAGCGGATGACCGGGGTCCGGAGCAAGCAGATGATGCTCTGGGTGCCCATCGTCGAGATGAGCCTCGACGGCGCCGACAAGGTCTACTTCAAGTCCAACGTCGGCATCGGCCGCTCCTTCCCCGCCACCGCCTTCGCCGACGAGGACGCCCCCGCTGACAACGCGCGagcgccggccgccgccgaggcCAGCGACAAGCAGTGA